The Ananas comosus cultivar F153 linkage group 6, ASM154086v1, whole genome shotgun sequence genome segment AGATTTCATTTGTACCAGAACAAGCTTTACGACTAAATTTTTGATTCAAAATATTTGCAGTCAACACTGCAAATTTTCCTAGATGAACAGGTTATGAGTTGTCTCTGAATTCCTATCTCTTATCCATTATAGGTTCTGAGAAGCCCTTGCTGCCCTTTGACAAGTCAGATGAACAAGAAGACAAGAAGAAGGATGCGCCGAGGCCGGTCTCCTATTCATACTCTTTCTTCCACCTCATATTCTCTCTAGCAAGCATGTACTCAGCTATGCTCCTGACTGGCTGGTCGACCTCGGTCGGCGAGAGTGGAAAGCTCGTCGATGTGGGGTGGCCATCTGTGTGGGTCAGGATCGTGACACAGTGGGGGACGGCAGCTCTCTACATCTGGTCCCTCATCGCTCCCCTTCTGTTCCCTGACAGGGAGTTTTAAGTTCTATCCAACTTATCGAAGTTTTTAAGTAATGCTAAATATGTACATAGATGTTTTCTATATTTGTGTCGTTGAGTAAACTCCGGTGTGTGCGGCGGAGCGTGTTGCATGCTATATACAGCTTTGCGTGGTGGTGAACTTGTTGTTAAGTGTGCTTAGTATAAATCATGGTTGTTAGcaaacagtaatgaatcaaaaCACTAGCTAATGGATTCAACTGCATCTTTGGCTGGCAAATACCGAAAACAGTACTGCTAAAGAATGTAGTTATCTAAAAGTTGTAGAGACAAAATTGTTGATGTATTATTTGGAACCTATATGACGATGTTTGATTGAATAGATGCTACTTTTCGTTATCTTTCTCATCATGAAATTATTAAAATGTTTTTGACCTTATTACTTTGAAGATAATGATGCTACTTCACTGGGTATGGTGCTCACGGAGAAAACCTTTTCCACATTATAGATCACAACCGTACACTTAAAACTTAAAACCATTTTCCATCAAttaatcaccataaacaaggtTAGTTCCTtcagatttaataaattaaggaAAAGGGGCCTTTATGTGTATTTTTTATCTCACAATCTTCTGTGCTTCCTAACAAAGTTTGTTGTTAGGATTGAAACTACACTTGAGCAAGCATATGATCCAGTCCCGAGAACCGCAGCAGACACCAACAGTAGGCTCTTCCACTGCCGCGACGACGCCAGAATCGCAGCCGCCGCTGCTGCAGCGGCGAGAAACCGTAGCACGTTGTTCCACGCCTGGAATGCTTTGACGGCGCTGCGGCACCCCTTGCAGTGAACCACGTGACGGTAGTACCGATTTGCCGGGTTCGGCGCATGCTGAGTTCCAATCCCTCCCTTTGCAGGAAAAGAAGCCGCGATCCCCGCGACCAGCCCTGCCGGTGCTTGCTCCACCACCGCTGGCTCCTTCGGAAGCGACACACTGCTATGACCGAAGTAGTACGGCATCCCGTGCCCGGCCTTGTCCATCCACTTCCTATACTCCGCCACCCACGTATCGGACGACCGGAGATTGATATAAAGCTCCTTCGCGGGCACTTTCTCCTTCATGAGCACCTCGTTCTGCGACGAGAGGAACCCCATGTCCTGCTCAAACACCTTGCACGCATTCTGGTGAACGAACCATTTCGGTATCATCTTCATCAGCGCGCTCCTCGTGCTCCCCCCGAACCGCACGATGAGCATAGACTTTCCCTGCCCGGCCGGCCTACAGAGGAAAAGCCCCGAGAAGTACTGCTGCACGCCGTTCTTGTCGACAAACTCCAAGTCGTTCGAGAGAACGCAAGGCGCCTGGTGTTACATGTAAAACATTAAAACATTGTTCTCCGATAGCTTAAGTTATGGTATCAACGGTTGGGTCTTTTAGTGCTCTACTCTCTCTAACATGAGTACTGTTGAAGGTATCAAACGGAAACACTGAGCTATTTTTTCGCACCTGGAACCGAAGGAAGTTCATCAGCGCGGGGTTTCAAGACCGGCCCCACCGGCCGGCGAAGCCTCGGTGGTTGCGCTCGACGACGGTGAATAGGAGCGGCTGGGCATCCTCGCGCTTGGCGGTCCAGTCGGTGCGGTCGTGGGAGATGGGGACGTGAGCCGGGTCCATGAGGTTTTCCAAGAGGATAGAGTGGTCGTAGGGGAGCTCGTGGATGGTCGAATTGTCGACGAAGCCCGGCCGGGCATAGTGCTCGAACCACGGGAGCTTTTCGACGTTCGGAGGGTTCTTCTCCGACATCCAAATCCAAACTACGCCTTGTGAGTCTCTCACTTCATATGTTTTTACGCAGGCGCTGCGAGGGATCTTCGCTCCCTCCGGCAACTGAAAGGTACAAAAATCACATGTTTCTGTGATCAAAACACTGAGAACTGATAACTTTTCGACCTATGTGTGCCGAACTACAGAAAATCATTCTTTTGTGTAAAACACCGCGATAAACTGAAGGCTTTTAGAATTGGTCTCGTTGCCACGTCGCAAAAGATTGATTTTGATCTCGAGAAAAATAGAAGAACAAATGCAAAGAAGCAAAGTAGAGACCTGCGGTatcttcacacacttgccgttGCCGTCGAATTGCCATCCGTGGTAGAGGCATTCGAGCTTCCCGTCGACGAGCTGACCCTCCGAGAGCTTCGCTAATCTGAGTGTTTACAAAACAAAATTCACTCTTTCTACAGCTACAGTAACACAACCTGGCCTACTTAAAAGTGGTAGGGCTTTAAGGAGTGAAACAAAAGGTACATGTTTTCAggtacttaaaattttttttcacaaattcaTAATATTCGGAATGATAGAATTATGACCATGTAACTCGGATGTAGGGGTCGAACCGGACCTTGGTTCGGACTTTGAAGTGGACCCGAAAGTCACaccatcaaaaataatttaaaaggatGGAGGCCATTGTGCTCTCAGAAGCACCCCAGCTCAATTTCGCTTCCAACCTGAGCCTACGGGCCGGGCTCTTTTTTCTGATAAGTACCGGTAGGAGCCCGGACCGGAGCCTACTAAATTGGTTTTCGGCCGATCTTGGGTTTAGGGTCGCCCGATACAAACCCGACGCGGTTCGAACCCTCCTCAGATGATAAGGTTCTATGAGGTGGTAAAAGCTTTGCCATTCTCATTATCTcataaaaatgaatgaaaattcTGCGACCTGAGTTATATGAACATATAAAATATTCGCGAAATGCTATATCCAATGCAAATGTTCTTGGCCTCCACTTCTCTCCCCCACAATAACATCACATGATCaacgtaaattttaaaaatgaaccaccaaatacaatcaaattcAACATATATGTTTGTATAATAAATATGGCTGATGGAACAAGCAAACCTGTGGGGGCACCGGTCTGTGTGGCACCGGAGAGCGCCGTCGGCGTCGCGGTAGAGCACAACCTGCTTGTCGTAGACGGTGAGGCCGAGCGCGGCGTCAGCGGGGACCTCCGCCGACAAGTAGAGAGGGTACCACTCCTCCCTCCAATCATACTCCACTCTATCTCTATCTCCCACCACCTCCTCTACTTCTTTAGGAAtcaccacctcctccgccgccgccgccgccgccgccgcactccCGTGAGCACAAAACCGCTTCTTTTCGCTCCTTCGCAGGGCCTTTTGAGCTAGAGAAGTGCTTTTGGGAGGAGAAATTGTTGCAAGGGAGGTGAAGTGGGGTTGTTCTAGGGTTTTtgagggagagaggagggagagagaataaTAGGAGGGGAGGAGAAGTGCCATTTTTGTTTGTAGTTAGAACACTTTGATTTCTCCTTTTGTAACTTCAAAGTGGATTGCTTCTACTTCTTTTCCTCTGGTCTTTGTCCCACCAATCAAATGTTGAGAAGTTGTTATTGCCTACACCTTTTGCACCTCTTTCTTATGTCTTCAGCCGTCTATCACATCtcatatttcaattttaaaaataagtacAAATGTTTTGCAAGTCAAGAGTGAAAAACGATGAGACCAATCTCAACCCTGGGACTTGCTATCTATTAGTTAAGATCAACCCCGTCTTTTAAGTGAATAATTAGCTCAATAATGTATGaacactgaaaaaaaaaatcttttttcgtTAATCGGCACTATTTCAATACAACATTATCGCATTACTTTCTTGCACTACCTCACATAACTTAATACGATTGGTTCCGCACAAAATTTTTtgtaacatatttttatttaataaaaagtaaaatggaTAGTTGAAAGAGTACGGTGCTTCAGAAGATTCGCGTGCACCAAATGCATACAAATTTGGTAGCTTCTTGAACCCCCCTagcctctcatttctcaccacaCACTTGGTTGTAAAAAATTTGAGCCACATGTGTTCCTGCATCCTCTCGAACTCTGGGCCTCTGAGCACTACAATCCTTGACCTTCCAATTACAAaggacaaaaatttggtggcGATAGTTCCCAATATGAAATCGTTTTATCATAAAATTGATTCAAACTTTGAcgctaaataatattttgagtcCTCAAACTAAAAAGCATGATTTTTTTAtccttaaaattttgaaatttttagtttgaattctCTAGACTATCGCAATTAAGGCTAGCAATCTAGTTAGTGTTGTTGATATGATAGTGATATGATATCTTAATCATTGTCACGTTATTACTGTCACATCAACGACATATCACCATTCTGTAAATTAAATTATGCTGTAAAACACAGTTACggtaatttaaaaagtttattaGAAATTGTTAAGAATATCGGTGTACATTGGTACATGACGTGAGAGATTTCACACCTATTAGTCCAAGCTTTTGGGTTGGACCCAGCCCCttcaacaaaaaatatttttagaaaaaatactaattaagtTTTGCAAGAAGATATTGTGCTAAAgataaggatttttttttttttttttctgattgaaATATTCATcctgatatattttttagattgaGAAAGGTGAGTGAAATTAAATGAATGAGATTGCACAATCTGATTAGTAAGCATCAAATGATTATTTTCTCAACAATTGGTTGGCTCTTTTGGTGTTACATATCCATACCTTTTATCTCCATCCATTAAttactataataatataaaacattACAAAAGCCACATCTTTCTAATCTTTCTAATCTTTCTAATCACTTTATTTAATAACGCTGAATCCTAGCTAGGTGTAAATGCTTCTTATTCGGTTTAAACCGGATTACCAAATCGAACCGGCTCATTTCACGTCAGTTTGGTTTAATTTTATGTGCAAATTGGTTCAGACGAGCAGTTATAAAAGTCTGAAACTAAAAAAAACcgaaataactaaattaaaccgattttaaataatttaaaacaacgataatattaaattatagttAAATAATTAGAGAATTTAACCACTTAgataaatttaatcatatttaaatatttttaatagtttaatatattaaatatatacagGCTGaacaaaccaaaccaaaccaaaccaaaccgaaccgaaccgaaccgactgaattaattttttctttttaagaaaaaaaacccCCGGGTGCACTATAAATACAGATGTAAGGCCCATGCCCATTCACATATACAGTAGCATTGTAAGAAATAAAACAATGGACAAGGTCAAGGTTATGTTGTTATGTGTGGCAATTTTTGTCACGGCCATATTACTTTCTGGTCATGTTGCCGCGGCGGAAGTTCACGGCGATCATCGTAAGGCGGCGCACGACGACTTAATCTGCAATGGCGACCTTAACAAGCTCCGTCGGTTCTGCAGAAGATCCATAGCTAACGACGGGAGGAGGGCTATGGCCCCCACATGGACGTGTTGTGATACGGTTTTGATCGTCGACATGTATTGTCTCTGCCGCGAGATCACGCCGCGCCTCGAGAGGGCTGTTAGCATGGAAAGGGTGGCTCACGTCGCAGAAGTATGTCGGCGGCCAATTCGGAGCGGAACTAGATGCGGAAGTAAGTTTTACTATCCGTTAAGACCTGATACGAATTCACGAATATTTTTTTGGTGTGCTTTTAGAAATACAGAGGTCTCTGTACTATCAAATCGTTTCTAATTCTGAGACTTCTGAATAGCCTGTCAACGTCGTCAGATCGTGACCAAGAATATTAAAAGTATCTAAAACATTCTTTCTCAACCATTGAATTTTTTAACTCTTCAAACTAGGAACTATACAAGCATTACGGACTTCTCTCTGGTTAAGTCTAAATCcgattatacatatataagttATAATTGTCGGGCAATATGAGATTCTAGATGTGATTTTTACATATTCTAGATTTGATTCCTACCAAATTCGTAGTGTAGCATTTTATCCCCCCGATTACACACGCATAGATCAGAAATTTAGCAGTTTGTCTTTTCAATCTTACAtacataataaattagaattataagAGAATGTGAGATTCTATATGTGACTTCTATCATATTCGTGGTGTAGCATTTTGTCCCGTATAACACTTATCTCTCATACTGTCGACTGGCATTTAGTTCTGATACCTAATATAACGATCAGATccgttagcaataataactcgttgagctcAAACTGctaatccaaaatatttaagctgagttattattattatggtcGATTGTTTCATAACTAATATAACTAATGATATTATCACCGATTCTGTTTCAGGCTATACCGTTCCAACGTTCCAGATGGCAAAGAAGAAGCTACAGCCACCGCCGCCACCGAAGATTCAAGAAGAGAGGAGAGTGGTGccccctccacctcctcctaGATCTCCTAGATGATTTTAGAAGTAATATTTTCAATAACAAGTTGTGATGGATGGTTAATAcctcaaataaaagaaaaaaaaatatttatcctacATACAGAATGCAGCAAAAGTAGTCGTTCGTATTCTTTACGAAAGCAATTCACGCTAGAGTGCGATAAGTTTCATATCGTAGAGATTGATTCACGTATTCTCAGATTATCTACACAGATCTTCTAACACTCCAAACTAGTGAAAGATAGAGTCACGAACGAACGAGTTAGATCTATAATCcattatttgagatttttagaaGCAAAAGGTTAATAAGGATATGGTTTGTCTCTTTTACAAGATGATGCACAAATTtctagatatatttttttttttattttttcttgtttatattttataagaGAATCGtccatatatttataaaagataCCAATACCCTAATAGCTAAGTAGAAGATAAAACCGAACTGGTTTATAATTgctatcctaatatgactaaaatatatctctaattagcttttcaaattaaaaataaaattaaatctagtccaattagataataaaatgaTCGTCATATCGAGTCCGATCATAGACGCACCCAACTCAGTTTGACCGAATGCTAACATTATACatgtactatttttttctttcatttgtgGACATGTTGTGATGTTTGTTCTAAGCAAACATACATACAAGCATAATGGGTTACTTAATGAAACTCATACTCCAAAATAGTCCCCTCACTATTCTGATATAggaacctcttttttttttcatataaactgttaaatataaaaatatttaaataccgttctctaacagcttaaacttttaaagtaCAACAATTGTTCACATGATATCAAAACAGGAGATCCTAAGTTtaagtcacgccaggctcctagtatattaattttctcttatttaattcaagtccacgtcatgGACTGACTAAAAAGTTTCAAGCCCACTTAAGTCCCTGAACTTGTATGCATATATTGAAACAGTAACTTAATAATACTGTCTCATCGATTtgataataatatgatattttagttGCTACTACTTTATTACTGTCATATACACATCACCATTCAATTGGTTAAATTGTACCGTAAAATATAATCataactattttaaaaattttgatccaaaaattgtaataaattaaaatctgATTATTAACATGTTATCAGCTTAGTTTGAtgaccaaaaatataattaaactgAATTTTGAAGGAAAGATaaggacattttttttttctgattggAATACTCATTTTCATATATTCTTTAAATTGAAAAAGACAAGTGATATTAATTGAATGAGATTCTACAATCTGATTAGTAAGTgcaatataattattttctcaACACTTGGTTGGCTCTcgggtttatatatatatatatatatatatatatatatatatagagagagagagagagagagagagagagagtgcggctaggatgcttatggaagcacggagggctctgtgcttccactttgttttcgatgttcggactttcgaatcgacgatcggcttcgttagacttgatctagagtgtttgaagtatctagaaaataaatttagcgattttttgatatcatttgcctagtgatcgaagtggctcaaaatcagcggctgaaaataaaaatcttacaaaatatgatgatatgacattaaaattttagatcaaagttattgatcttgttttatatggtataaaaaaatttctatcaaaattt includes the following:
- the LOC109711418 gene encoding LOW QUALITY PROTEIN: protein TIC 55, chloroplastic (The sequence of the model RefSeq protein was modified relative to this genomic sequence to represent the inferred CDS: substituted 1 base at 1 genomic stop codon) is translated as MALLLPSYYSLSLLSPSKTLEQPHFTSLATISPPKSTSLAQKALRRSEKKRFCAHGSAAAAAAAAEEVVIPKEVEEVVGDRDRVEYDWREEWYPLYLSAEVPADAALGLTVYDKQVVLYRDADGALRCHTDRCPHRLAKLSEGQLVDGKLECLYHGWQFDGNGKCVKIPQLPEGAKIPRSACVKTYEVRDSQGVVWIWMSEKNPPNVEKLPWFEHYARPGFVDNSTIHELPYDHSILLENLMDPAHVPISHDRTDWTAKREDAQPLLFTVVERNHRGFAGRWGRSXNPALMNFLRFQAPCVLSNDLEFVDKNGVQQYFSGLFLCRPAGQGKSMLIVRFGGSTRSALMKMIPKWFVHQNACKVFEQDMGFLSSQNEVLMKEKVPAKELYINLRSSDTWVAEYRKWMDKAGHGMPYYFGHSSVSLPKEPAVVEQAPAGLVAGIAASFPAKGGIGTQHAPNPANRYYRHVVHCKGCRSAVKAFQAWNNVLRFLAAAAAAAAILASSRQWKSLLLVSAAVLGTGSYACSSVVSILTTNFVRKHRRL
- the LOC109712089 gene encoding uncharacterized protein LOC109712089, coding for MDKVKVMLLCVAIFVTAILLSGHVAAAEVHGDHRKAAHDDLICNGDLNKLRRFCRRSIANDGRRAMAPTWTCCDTVLIVDMYCLCREITPRLERAVSMERVAHVAEVCRRPIRSGTRCGSYTVPTFQMAKKKLQPPPPPKIQEERRVVPPPPPPRSPR